In the genome of Nitrospira japonica, one region contains:
- a CDS encoding citrate synthase, whose protein sequence is MPHDFMPGLAGVPAAKSAISDVDGARGVLEYRGIRVEELCASSSYLETAYLLLFGHLPSRGELSKWTEDVTRHRRVKFTIIDLMKCLPEHGHPMDALQAAVAALGMFYPGRNVKDVENNYWSAVRLVAKLPTIVAAWARLRRGDEAIPPRDDLEFSENFLYMMTESVPPAVWSEVFDDCLILHAEHTMNASTFTGMITASTLADPYTVVASSIGSLKGPLHGGANEEVVQMLKEIGTPGHAREFVVQRLADKRKLMGFGHRVYKVKDPRAVILQSLSVKLFKACGSSPLYDVAVEVERAASEHLDAKGIYPNVDFYSGIIYDKMGIDVDLFTPLFAMARVSGWLAHWLEQLHENKLFRPDQIYSGEHNRSYVPLNERS, encoded by the coding sequence ATGCCACACGATTTCATGCCCGGTCTTGCCGGTGTTCCGGCCGCCAAGTCGGCCATCAGCGACGTGGACGGTGCACGCGGCGTTCTTGAATATCGCGGAATCCGGGTCGAGGAACTCTGTGCCAGCTCTTCGTATCTAGAGACAGCCTATCTCCTCCTGTTCGGCCATCTGCCGTCCCGAGGCGAACTGTCGAAGTGGACGGAGGACGTCACGCGTCACCGGCGTGTGAAATTCACGATCATCGATTTGATGAAATGTCTCCCGGAGCACGGTCATCCAATGGACGCGCTCCAAGCCGCGGTCGCCGCGCTCGGCATGTTCTATCCGGGCCGCAACGTCAAGGACGTGGAGAATAATTATTGGTCGGCGGTTCGTCTTGTCGCCAAGCTCCCGACGATCGTCGCGGCATGGGCCAGGCTGCGACGGGGTGACGAGGCGATCCCGCCGCGCGACGATCTCGAGTTCAGCGAGAACTTTCTGTACATGATGACGGAATCGGTGCCGCCCGCCGTCTGGAGCGAGGTATTCGACGATTGTCTGATCCTCCATGCCGAGCATACGATGAACGCGTCGACGTTCACCGGCATGATCACGGCCTCGACGCTGGCCGATCCGTATACCGTCGTGGCTTCGTCCATCGGGTCGCTCAAGGGACCGCTGCACGGGGGAGCCAACGAAGAAGTCGTACAGATGCTGAAGGAAATCGGTACTCCCGGTCATGCCCGAGAGTTCGTCGTACAACGTCTGGCCGACAAGCGGAAACTGATGGGTTTCGGCCACCGGGTGTACAAAGTCAAGGATCCGAGAGCCGTCATCCTGCAATCGCTCTCGGTCAAACTGTTCAAGGCCTGTGGTTCCTCGCCGCTTTACGACGTGGCTGTGGAAGTCGAGCGGGCGGCTTCAGAACATTTGGATGCGAAGGGGATTTACCCCAACGTCGATTTCTATTCCGGGATCATCTACGACAAGATGGGAATCGACGTCGATCTCTTCACCCCGTTGTTCGCCATGGCGAGGGTGTCCGGCTGGCTCGCTCACTGGCTGGAGCAACTGCATGAGAACAAGCTGTTTCGTCCGGACCAGATCTATTCCGGTGAGCACAACCGTTCATATGTACCGCTAAACGAGCGCTCTTGA
- a CDS encoding arsenate reductase family protein, with amino-acid sequence MPDMIIYEKPTCSTCRQAVQLAKDSGKSFKTVNYYTTPFTKAKLTALLKKGRLSARDVLRTKEDVYRELGLAKKNLSGDELIDLMLKHPDLIQRPIVEAGDRVLLARPADQIKQLL; translated from the coding sequence ATGCCCGATATGATCATCTATGAGAAGCCGACCTGTTCGACGTGCCGTCAAGCCGTCCAACTGGCCAAAGACAGTGGGAAATCGTTCAAGACCGTCAACTACTATACGACCCCGTTCACGAAGGCCAAGCTGACGGCGCTGCTGAAGAAGGGCCGATTATCTGCTCGTGACGTGCTGCGGACGAAGGAGGACGTGTATAGAGAGCTCGGCCTGGCTAAGAAGAATTTATCCGGCGACGAACTCATCGACTTAATGCTCAAACACCCCGACTTGATTCAACGTCCGATCGTGGAAGCGGGTGACAGGGTGCTTTTGGCCAGGCCGGCCGACCAAATCAAGCAGCTCTTGTAG
- the rnd gene encoding ribonuclease D, with amino-acid sequence MTTPSEPVYITTRADLERLCHQLQASAELALDTEFVGEESFVPKLELIQIASSGLSAVIDFPAVQADGPLDMFWELIGNPGVNKIVHAGRQDLDLFAVHAGEIPKPFFDTQIAAAMLGFGAQSAYANLVQRIVGTRLAKAHTFTNWSARPLSHDQIAYAAEDVQFLLPIHAHLVRKLSALGRLEWAHEEFARLESVVGEKGRDPLERYQRIRGWEGLKPKYAAVLRDLAAWRESEAKRRNVPRGRVLRDEVLLQLARHPPRTVNELKTLRGVHSSEVERNGEHIVKTVERSLALPPSAWPQVPVERRSEPESVGVVEFLQAVLKARAAEAEIAPTLLATSADIQALVEAREKKSEIALPLLRGWRREVAGNLIQQVLNGEVTVRVSRSGTLLFKPDGTG; translated from the coding sequence GTGACCACACCAAGCGAGCCCGTTTACATCACCACGCGCGCGGATCTCGAACGGCTATGCCACCAGCTGCAGGCCAGCGCGGAGCTTGCCCTCGACACCGAGTTCGTCGGGGAAGAGAGTTTCGTTCCCAAGCTCGAACTCATTCAGATCGCCTCGTCCGGGCTTTCGGCGGTCATCGACTTTCCCGCCGTGCAGGCCGACGGTCCGCTCGACATGTTCTGGGAACTCATCGGCAATCCGGGAGTGAACAAGATCGTCCATGCCGGCCGGCAGGATTTGGATCTGTTCGCGGTGCATGCCGGAGAGATTCCGAAGCCGTTTTTCGATACGCAGATTGCCGCCGCAATGTTGGGATTCGGCGCTCAATCTGCGTATGCGAATCTGGTGCAGCGCATCGTCGGCACCAGGCTCGCGAAGGCCCACACCTTCACCAACTGGAGTGCGCGCCCGCTTTCGCACGATCAGATCGCCTACGCGGCCGAGGACGTTCAGTTCCTTCTTCCGATTCATGCGCATCTCGTCAGGAAGCTTTCGGCGTTGGGCCGATTGGAATGGGCCCACGAAGAGTTCGCCCGACTGGAGTCGGTCGTGGGTGAGAAGGGCCGGGATCCGCTTGAACGCTATCAGCGAATCAGGGGCTGGGAAGGGCTCAAGCCCAAGTACGCCGCCGTGCTTCGTGATCTGGCCGCCTGGCGTGAAAGCGAGGCCAAGCGCCGCAATGTACCGCGGGGACGGGTACTGAGGGATGAAGTCCTGTTGCAATTGGCCCGGCATCCGCCGAGGACCGTGAATGAACTCAAGACCCTCAGAGGAGTCCACAGTTCCGAGGTCGAACGTAACGGCGAACACATTGTAAAAACGGTGGAACGCTCACTGGCCCTGCCTCCCTCGGCGTGGCCGCAAGTGCCGGTGGAAAGGCGATCTGAACCTGAGTCCGTCGGGGTCGTCGAGTTTCTTCAAGCCGTCCTAAAGGCCCGTGCGGCGGAAGCGGAAATCGCTCCGACCTTGCTTGCGACCAGTGCCGACATTCAAGCATTGGTCGAGGCCAGGGAGAAAAAGAGCGAAATCGCTCTTCCTCTCTTGCGCGGATGGCGTCGGGAAGTGGCGGGAAATTTGATCCAGCAAGTGTTGAACGGCGAGGTAACGGTGCGGGTGAGTCGCTCGGGGACTTTGTTGTTCAAGCCGGATGGTACGGGATGA
- a CDS encoding J domain-containing protein — protein MQKRISSLRSKTEESMDCAVDTMMQERVDSYFRVEQGLDEIVKSLLQIEEELEGVSDLSGAMRLESRLEFVEDRWDDLDSEIRERPRRRRRKLNLADMLKAAGGGGGDLSQSSSVNNAVDAYAIMGVEFGSSLADVTTAFRHKAKQLHPDANQGDRSSEPELRRMLEAYQFLKEYLSLTNTEPMRPPDRPYSPAE, from the coding sequence ATGCAAAAACGCATCAGTTCGCTCCGCTCGAAAACCGAGGAAAGTATGGATTGTGCCGTGGATACCATGATGCAGGAACGTGTCGACAGCTATTTTCGCGTGGAACAAGGGCTGGACGAGATCGTCAAGTCGCTGCTCCAGATCGAAGAGGAATTGGAAGGCGTGTCCGATCTGTCAGGCGCCATGCGTCTGGAGTCGCGGTTGGAATTTGTCGAGGATCGTTGGGATGACCTGGACAGCGAGATTCGGGAACGCCCCAGGCGGCGGCGGCGGAAGCTCAACCTGGCGGACATGTTGAAAGCGGCAGGCGGCGGGGGCGGGGATCTCTCGCAGAGCTCGAGTGTCAACAATGCCGTGGACGCCTATGCCATTATGGGCGTCGAGTTCGGAAGCTCGCTGGCCGACGTCACGACGGCGTTTCGCCACAAGGCGAAACAGCTCCATCCCGACGCGAACCAGGGAGATCGCAGCTCCGAGCCGGAACTCCGCCGCATGCTGGAGGCTTACCAGTTCCTCAAGGAGTATCTCAGTCTCACCAATACCGAACCGATGAGGCCGCCGGATCGACCGTACAGCCCAGCGGAATGA
- a CDS encoding NAD-dependent malic enzyme, producing the protein MNDLGPYSNYRLTVRLELANKPGMFANVAAVLAMEGANLGAVDIVSATSASMIRDVTFDVRDEAHGEHVLMRLGALSDVKVLSASDRIFLLHLGGKIQVQSKVPINTRNVLSMVYTPGVGRVSQAIAKDRSKAYAFTTKSNSVAVVTDGSAVLGLGNLGPEAALPVMEGKAMLFRELAGIDAWPICLDTQEVDAVVRTVQAIAPGFGAINLEDISAPRCFEIERRLKESLAIPLMHDDQHGTAVVILAALTNALAVVGKAIEDVWVVVNGLGAAGTACCRMLLAAGVSHLVGCDKPGIILQGDGERLRACRQDLLSCLTPLQPAGTLQDALRGADVFIGLSVGNLLKAEDLDLMASDRIVFAMANPDPEVSPELAASHCRIFATGRSDFPNQINNALAFPGIFRGALDVQAVAINEPMKLAAAKALAESIPRTTLTEDYIIPSVFDKEVVPKVAKAVSAAAHETGVARRRNKIGDQFSST; encoded by the coding sequence ATGAACGATCTCGGTCCTTATTCCAATTACCGGTTGACCGTTCGCCTTGAACTGGCCAACAAGCCGGGCATGTTCGCAAATGTCGCGGCCGTCTTGGCGATGGAGGGCGCGAATCTCGGCGCGGTCGACATTGTCTCAGCTACCAGCGCGTCCATGATCAGGGACGTGACGTTCGATGTTCGCGACGAGGCGCATGGCGAGCATGTGCTCATGCGCCTTGGAGCGCTTTCTGACGTCAAAGTTCTATCGGCCTCCGATCGAATTTTCCTGCTCCATCTGGGTGGGAAGATCCAGGTACAGAGCAAGGTGCCGATCAACACCCGCAATGTCCTGTCCATGGTCTACACTCCCGGCGTCGGACGGGTTTCACAGGCGATCGCCAAGGACAGATCCAAAGCCTATGCCTTCACCACCAAGAGCAACAGCGTGGCGGTCGTGACCGATGGATCCGCGGTTCTCGGACTCGGCAACCTGGGCCCGGAGGCGGCATTGCCGGTCATGGAAGGCAAGGCCATGTTGTTCCGGGAACTGGCCGGCATCGATGCCTGGCCGATTTGTCTTGATACGCAGGAAGTAGATGCAGTGGTACGAACGGTTCAAGCGATTGCTCCGGGTTTCGGCGCCATCAATCTAGAGGATATCAGCGCGCCGCGCTGTTTTGAGATCGAGCGGCGTCTGAAGGAGTCGTTGGCGATCCCGCTGATGCACGATGATCAACATGGCACCGCGGTGGTGATTCTCGCGGCTCTCACCAATGCGCTTGCGGTCGTCGGTAAAGCGATCGAGGACGTGTGGGTCGTCGTCAATGGTCTTGGTGCCGCCGGTACGGCTTGCTGCCGAATGCTGCTGGCGGCAGGGGTATCGCATCTGGTGGGCTGCGATAAACCGGGAATCATTTTGCAAGGGGATGGTGAACGCCTGCGTGCCTGCCGCCAGGATCTCCTGTCCTGTCTGACGCCGCTGCAGCCGGCCGGCACGCTCCAAGACGCTCTCAGGGGAGCCGACGTATTCATCGGTTTATCCGTCGGAAATCTCTTGAAGGCTGAAGACCTCGATCTGATGGCTTCGGATCGGATCGTGTTCGCGATGGCCAATCCCGACCCGGAGGTATCGCCGGAGTTGGCCGCGTCACATTGTCGCATCTTCGCGACGGGCCGGTCGGATTTTCCCAATCAGATCAACAATGCCCTGGCGTTCCCCGGAATTTTCCGCGGCGCGTTGGATGTGCAAGCGGTGGCGATCAACGAACCGATGAAACTTGCCGCCGCCAAGGCATTGGCCGAGTCGATTCCCCGTACAACGTTGACCGAAGACTATATCATTCCCAGTGTCTTCGATAAGGAAGTGGTGCCGAAAGTGGCCAAAGCGGTCTCCGCCGCTGCGCACGAAACCGGTGTGGCACGGCGCCGCAACAAGATCGGTGATCAGTTCTCTTCGACGTGA
- a CDS encoding aldo/keto reductase: MSAPSRPPNRLVHQTSPYLLQHAHNPVDWFPWGPEALELARTRNRPILLSIGYSACHWCHVMERESFENESIAALMNRHFVCVKVDREERPDLDEIYMQATVRLNRGQGGWPMTVFLTPEQQPFFAGTYFPPDDRWGRPGFPAILKKIAEVWERDSGSLRTQAQELTDRLTQEAHATFPMTVSETVLTEAVREFRDEFDARYGGFGSAPKFPPAAGLSLLLRCHRRSGDPSILQMVTKTLDAMSAGGIYDHIGGGFARYSTDERWLVPHFEKMLYDNALLTRSYLEAFQVTGKAAYRAIVQEVLDYVLREMTGKTGGFYSSTDADSEGVEGKFFVWTPAQVRAVLTNEEDATRFCACYDITEQGNWEHQSIPNRLRPIEEVARELRISIDELQNTVDRCRPLLYQSRAQRQPPGLDDKVITAWNGMMLGTLAEAGRVLGMPRYIEASRRAADFLLTVHRTASGRLLRTSRNEHAHLDGVLEDYAFLAEGLIDLFEACGMDRYLSAAQSLGELILTSFRDEVHGGFFTSSREHETLIMRSREGPDGATPSGNAVAAFVLARLAHHGDRQDFREAAVGAIRAYGKQITRYPKAFAKSLAVVDFVTEGPLEIALVGREMDPALQSFTDALRSIYLPNRILAVTHQVDGTSTHPLLAGKTTVNGTTALYLCRDFTCQRPITDPGETVAAVHTAQKPSSANAGDRSLNGQMLAGFATAEGTAKYAARQVNHPNAPPGLENGYVPFGATGLTVSKVGFGTYRIDMSDREYTLALETALRNGVNLIDTSTNYMDGDSERVIGLAIRRLNAEEALSRSELIMVSKIGYVQGQTLARATAREQSGTPYPDMVKYGEGIWHCIHPEFLADQLTASLDRLGLQGLDVCLLHNPEYFLSEAGRRKDANLEEIRESFYRRIQDAFAFFESQVALGRIRWYGVSSNSVASEADATDATSLSRFLAAAEAAAASQGQSQHHFAVLQCPMNLFEAGPLRTHNTGNGLQQTVLSLAGQSRLAVLVNRPLNAMADPKGGMLRLADLPHEGHPVDVETQVKKVGQLEQEYRDTLASSISNPQQGLQPTDFFNWATELKPLEGRLHGLEHWEQIEHQVIAPHVNQTMQAVPRLLAPEMADRWEEWRERYVPELLNLLRGLRHHATEKSRQRRLAVTALLDPLLPENRRMESLSRKALWIVSSTPGVTCVLNGMRSPSYVKDSIEVLRWANLAQAHSIYDRMPASTDV; the protein is encoded by the coding sequence ATGTCCGCGCCGTCTCGTCCCCCTAATCGACTCGTTCACCAGACGAGTCCATATCTGCTTCAGCATGCCCATAATCCTGTGGACTGGTTCCCATGGGGGCCCGAAGCTCTCGAGCTTGCCAGGACACGGAACCGCCCGATCCTCTTGTCGATCGGCTATTCCGCATGCCATTGGTGCCATGTGATGGAGCGCGAATCGTTCGAAAACGAATCCATCGCCGCGCTGATGAACCGGCACTTCGTGTGCGTCAAAGTGGATCGGGAGGAACGGCCGGACCTGGATGAAATCTACATGCAGGCCACCGTCAGGCTCAACCGAGGCCAGGGTGGCTGGCCGATGACGGTGTTTCTGACCCCTGAACAGCAGCCGTTTTTTGCCGGAACCTATTTTCCTCCGGATGACCGATGGGGACGCCCGGGATTTCCCGCCATTTTGAAGAAAATCGCGGAAGTCTGGGAACGAGACTCCGGTAGCCTTCGCACCCAAGCGCAGGAACTGACCGATCGCTTGACGCAGGAAGCCCATGCCACATTCCCCATGACGGTCAGCGAGACGGTGCTGACTGAGGCGGTGCGCGAGTTCCGCGATGAATTCGACGCGCGTTACGGCGGATTCGGCTCAGCCCCAAAGTTTCCCCCGGCCGCCGGTCTCTCCTTGTTGCTCCGCTGCCATCGGCGCTCCGGCGATCCGAGCATCCTTCAGATGGTCACGAAGACGCTCGATGCCATGTCGGCCGGCGGCATCTACGACCATATCGGAGGAGGATTTGCACGGTATTCCACGGACGAACGGTGGCTGGTTCCACACTTCGAGAAAATGCTCTACGACAACGCACTCCTGACCAGATCGTATTTGGAAGCCTTTCAGGTCACCGGAAAGGCCGCTTACCGCGCGATCGTCCAGGAAGTGCTCGACTATGTGCTACGCGAAATGACCGGCAAGACCGGAGGTTTCTATTCCTCAACCGACGCGGATTCAGAAGGAGTCGAAGGCAAGTTCTTCGTATGGACGCCGGCACAGGTCCGCGCCGTTCTGACGAATGAGGAAGATGCAACCCGATTTTGCGCGTGCTACGACATTACCGAGCAGGGCAATTGGGAGCATCAGAGTATTCCGAACCGACTCCGGCCGATCGAGGAGGTCGCGCGGGAGCTCCGGATTTCCATTGACGAACTCCAGAACACTGTCGATCGGTGCCGTCCCCTCCTTTACCAATCCAGGGCACAACGGCAACCTCCCGGACTCGACGACAAAGTGATCACCGCATGGAATGGGATGATGCTCGGCACCCTGGCGGAAGCGGGGCGCGTGCTGGGGATGCCGCGATACATCGAGGCATCCAGACGGGCCGCCGACTTTTTGTTGACCGTTCACCGGACAGCCTCCGGTCGCCTCCTGCGGACGTCACGCAATGAGCACGCCCATCTCGACGGCGTCCTCGAGGATTATGCCTTTCTGGCGGAAGGGCTCATTGATTTGTTTGAAGCCTGCGGCATGGACCGCTATCTGTCGGCGGCGCAGTCGCTCGGAGAACTAATCCTGACATCGTTCCGAGACGAGGTACACGGAGGCTTTTTCACGAGTTCACGCGAGCACGAAACGCTGATCATGCGCAGCCGTGAAGGACCGGACGGCGCCACCCCCAGCGGAAACGCCGTGGCAGCCTTCGTGCTCGCACGACTCGCACATCATGGTGACCGGCAGGACTTCCGCGAGGCAGCCGTCGGCGCCATTCGCGCCTATGGAAAACAGATCACCCGCTATCCCAAGGCCTTCGCCAAAAGCCTGGCCGTCGTCGATTTCGTGACGGAAGGTCCCCTTGAAATCGCATTGGTCGGTCGTGAAATGGATCCGGCACTGCAGAGCTTCACGGACGCGCTACGTTCAATCTACTTGCCCAATCGGATTCTTGCCGTGACGCATCAGGTGGACGGGACATCAACGCATCCACTCTTGGCCGGCAAGACCACGGTCAATGGAACGACGGCGCTCTACCTATGCCGTGATTTTACCTGCCAGCGTCCCATTACGGATCCAGGCGAAACAGTCGCCGCAGTCCATACTGCGCAGAAGCCCTCTTCGGCAAACGCGGGGGACCGATCTCTCAATGGACAGATGCTCGCCGGCTTCGCAACGGCGGAAGGAACCGCCAAGTATGCCGCACGGCAGGTCAATCATCCCAACGCACCTCCCGGGTTGGAAAACGGTTACGTCCCGTTCGGGGCAACCGGTCTCACCGTGTCCAAAGTCGGTTTCGGCACATACCGCATCGATATGAGCGACAGGGAATACACTCTCGCCTTAGAAACAGCGCTGCGAAACGGCGTGAACTTAATCGATACTTCCACCAATTACATGGACGGCGACAGCGAGCGAGTCATCGGTCTTGCCATACGACGTCTGAACGCGGAAGAGGCTCTGTCCCGTTCCGAACTCATCATGGTCTCAAAGATCGGATATGTTCAGGGCCAGACTTTGGCCCGGGCCACGGCCCGAGAGCAATCCGGAACCCCGTATCCTGACATGGTCAAATACGGCGAGGGGATCTGGCATTGCATTCATCCCGAGTTTCTCGCCGACCAGTTGACGGCCTCGCTCGACCGGCTGGGATTGCAAGGATTGGACGTCTGCCTATTGCACAACCCAGAATACTTCCTATCGGAGGCAGGACGTCGCAAGGACGCGAATCTGGAAGAGATACGCGAGAGCTTTTATCGACGGATACAGGATGCATTCGCATTTTTCGAATCGCAAGTGGCGCTCGGTCGAATCCGTTGGTACGGTGTCTCCTCCAATTCCGTCGCGTCCGAAGCCGACGCCACGGATGCCACGTCGCTTTCTCGCTTTCTGGCCGCTGCGGAGGCAGCGGCGGCCTCACAGGGGCAATCCCAGCACCACTTCGCCGTGCTGCAATGTCCCATGAATCTCTTTGAGGCGGGCCCGCTGCGTACTCACAACACCGGAAATGGCCTGCAACAAACGGTCTTGAGTTTGGCCGGGCAAAGCCGCCTGGCGGTATTGGTGAACCGGCCGTTGAATGCCATGGCTGATCCGAAAGGCGGAATGTTACGGCTGGCTGACCTTCCCCACGAAGGCCATCCAGTTGATGTGGAAACTCAAGTGAAGAAGGTCGGACAACTGGAGCAGGAGTACCGCGACACGCTGGCGTCTTCGATTTCCAATCCGCAGCAGGGTCTACAGCCAACCGACTTTTTCAATTGGGCGACCGAACTGAAACCACTGGAGGGACGCCTTCACGGCCTGGAACATTGGGAGCAGATCGAGCACCAAGTGATTGCTCCTCATGTAAACCAAACCATGCAGGCGGTGCCGCGCCTGCTGGCTCCAGAGATGGCGGATCGATGGGAAGAATGGCGGGAACGTTATGTCCCTGAGCTCTTGAATTTGCTTCGCGGTCTGCGGCATCACGCCACGGAAAAAAGCCGCCAGCGAAGGCTGGCCGTCACCGCACTGCTCGACCCCCTTCTCCCGGAAAACCGGCGCATGGAGTCGCTCTCTCGTAAGGCCCTCTGGATCGTCAGCAGCACCCCAGGTGTGACTTGCGTGCTCAATGGGATGCGATCACCGTCGTATGTGAAAGACTCTATCGAGGTGCTTCGGTGGGCGAATCTAGCGCAGGCACATTCAATATACGACCGGATGCCAGCTTCAACGGACGTGTAA
- a CDS encoding AAA family ATPase → MYESFYSLKTKPFALLPDSDFLYAGSTHRAAYSLLEYGLLSQAPFVVLTGDPGMGKTSLLQKLMSEHRGKFSIGLVTNARYDVEHLLPWILLSLGLAKKRLDPVEAYHIFSEFLSQESRQHRRVILIIDEAQSLGAELLEELRLLSNMNDGKQLKLQIILSGQPDLQLLLKRIDMSQFAQRIVADYHLEPLTDVDTANVISHRLQVAGGQTGLFTKRACALVHRLTRGNPRLINQVCDIALTYGFAEQKRVITSKIVAQAALDRGRGGILPLAGKEDLVTLANAPEDAAEIETALPAAQAAVSNADTSIMRRERLPGIDYDEALELKKTGRLDEAVEIFERVAKNPAYWLRAYAQIGLCHRAMGNTDGALHAFRTALNDQSASGKEVLDVQYFLARTLEATGQQEEAMLLYRRVAQANSHYRDAAFRARDLGGRPRLKKQGKASADEDVSWIGNLQRLISSHK, encoded by the coding sequence ATGTACGAATCATTTTACAGTCTCAAGACGAAACCCTTCGCGCTGTTGCCCGACAGCGACTTCCTGTATGCCGGGTCGACGCATCGCGCAGCCTACAGCTTGCTGGAATACGGTTTGCTGAGCCAGGCTCCGTTCGTGGTGTTGACCGGGGATCCGGGCATGGGAAAGACGTCACTCTTGCAAAAACTCATGTCCGAGCATCGCGGGAAGTTTTCGATCGGTCTGGTGACCAACGCGCGCTATGACGTTGAGCACTTGCTGCCTTGGATTCTTCTGTCGCTGGGATTGGCGAAGAAGCGATTGGATCCCGTTGAGGCGTATCACATCTTTTCTGAGTTCCTCAGCCAGGAGTCCCGCCAGCACCGCCGGGTCATTTTGATCATCGACGAAGCGCAGAGTCTCGGTGCCGAGCTGTTGGAGGAATTGCGGTTGTTGTCCAATATGAACGACGGCAAGCAGCTGAAGCTCCAGATCATTCTTTCGGGTCAGCCGGATCTGCAGTTGTTGCTGAAACGCATCGACATGAGTCAATTCGCGCAACGGATCGTGGCGGACTATCATCTCGAGCCGTTGACCGACGTCGATACGGCCAATGTCATCAGTCACCGACTTCAGGTTGCAGGGGGACAGACCGGCCTTTTCACTAAAAGAGCGTGCGCCTTGGTGCATCGCCTGACACGTGGGAATCCACGACTCATCAATCAGGTATGCGATATCGCCTTGACCTATGGTTTTGCCGAGCAGAAGAGAGTCATCACATCGAAGATCGTCGCGCAGGCTGCTTTGGATCGGGGTAGGGGAGGAATTCTTCCCCTGGCCGGCAAGGAAGATCTGGTCACTCTGGCCAACGCTCCCGAGGATGCGGCAGAAATCGAGACCGCCCTTCCGGCTGCCCAGGCGGCCGTTTCAAATGCGGATACATCGATCATGAGGCGGGAACGGCTACCGGGAATCGATTATGACGAGGCGCTGGAGCTGAAAAAGACAGGACGATTGGATGAAGCGGTGGAAATATTCGAGCGGGTGGCCAAGAACCCCGCCTATTGGCTGCGGGCCTATGCCCAGATCGGTCTCTGTCATAGGGCGATGGGAAACACGGATGGAGCGCTGCATGCCTTTCGCACGGCATTGAACGATCAGTCGGCGTCGGGAAAAGAAGTGCTGGACGTGCAATATTTTCTCGCGAGAACGTTGGAGGCGACGGGCCAGCAGGAAGAGGCGATGTTGCTCTATCGCCGGGTCGCTCAAGCGAATTCCCACTACCGAGATGCGGCATTTCGCGCCAGGGACCTGGGAGGCCGACCCCGGCTCAAGAAACAGGGGAAGGCGTCGGCCGACGAGGACGTCTCATGGATTGGAAATTTGCAGCGCCTGATTAGCAGCCACAAGTAA
- a CDS encoding CpsD/CapB family tyrosine-protein kinase, translating to MDRLRAAVQLFKDRGKHSASPRSTGRNNDQSEFEPIVYTRTRSLDVPTPVLRRQRVMAAYGKGPYVDAYKILRTQILQRLRQHDWNVLGVTSPGYGEGKTLVAANLAVSLAMEMTQTVLLVDSNLQGPGIHEVFGMGACRGLADYLLDNEPVEDLLVHPDMGRLVVLPAGRAIPNSAEVLISPKMLALVEEFKHRYPSRVVIFDLPPLLHTADVLAFSPYTDALLLVVEEGKTTVEELQRALLLVKDRRPVLGTVINKAGRSDLSPAGMRKLLTH from the coding sequence ATGGATCGGTTACGAGCGGCGGTTCAATTGTTCAAAGATCGAGGGAAACATTCGGCGAGTCCTCGGTCGACCGGACGGAATAACGATCAGTCGGAGTTCGAGCCGATCGTCTATACACGCACGCGGTCGCTCGATGTGCCCACACCCGTCCTTCGCCGACAGCGGGTCATGGCGGCTTACGGCAAGGGCCCGTACGTCGATGCGTACAAGATCTTGCGAACGCAGATCCTGCAGCGACTTCGTCAGCACGACTGGAACGTCCTAGGCGTCACAAGTCCCGGGTACGGCGAAGGCAAGACGTTGGTGGCGGCGAATCTTGCCGTTAGCCTGGCGATGGAGATGACCCAAACCGTGTTGCTGGTCGATTCAAATTTACAAGGCCCCGGTATCCATGAAGTTTTCGGCATGGGAGCGTGCCGGGGATTGGCAGACTACTTGCTCGACAACGAGCCGGTCGAAGATCTTCTCGTTCATCCCGACATGGGACGGCTCGTGGTTCTTCCGGCGGGCCGGGCGATCCCCAACTCGGCAGAGGTGCTCATCTCGCCCAAGATGTTGGCGTTGGTCGAAGAATTCAAGCATCGCTATCCTTCCCGAGTGGTCATCTTCGATCTCCCGCCCTTGCTCCATACCGCCGACGTGCTGGCATTTTCACCCTATACCGATGCGTTACTGTTGGTCGTCGAGGAGGGAAAAACCACAGTGGAGGAACTGCAACGGGCATTGTTATTGGTAAAAGATCGACGGCCTGTCTTGGGCACGGTCATCAACAAGGCCGGCCGTTCCGATCTCAGCCCAGCAGGCATGCGAAAGTTGTTGACCCATTGA